The region TGCGCGTATGGAAATCGTTGACGAGCGCCGCACCGGGCACGCCGGAAACCGAATCGGCCAAGTCACCATAGCGCGATGTCGATTCCACGGAGGCGCGGTAGTCACTCGTGCCTAGGCTGCTAAGAGATGTCAGCGTCGCTGCGCCGAAATCATAGGACAAGGTGGCGGAATAGAGGCGCGACCGAAAGTCATAATGGTCAGCGCCGGGAACACGCCGCTGCGTCAAGTCACCGAACAAGGGCTGGGTGCGATAATCGGTGTCGGTATCTCCCGAGCCGTCACCTTCGACGTTTTGCAGCAGCGCGGCAAGCTTGATGGTCAACGGATCCACGGGCCGCCACAGCAATGCGATATGACCACCATAAGTATCGGTGCGATTGACGTCTTTCTGGCCGGTGGTCAGATTATCGACATAGCCGCCGTCACGGCGATAGAAACCGCTGGCACGCACCGCCAGCGTCGTGCCGAGCGGCACATTGATTGAACCACGGCCTGAAAAGCCCATCGCGCCATGCGCAACGCTGTTGATCCCGCCTTCCACTCGGCCTTCGCCGCCGGCTGTCGACGGATCCTTGGTGACGAATTTGATCAAGCCGCCGATGCTGCTCGCGCCATACAACGTCCCCTGCGGGCCGCGCAGCACTTCGACGCGGTCGAGCGTCGCGGGATCGAGGTCGGGAATGATGCGCGACCCGTATCCGAGGACGCTACTCGAGCCGAACGGAACGTCGTCGATAACGATTCCGACCGCCGGATTGGTGGTCTGGCCGGTGGTAATACCGCGGACCGCCACGTTGACCTGCCCATTGCCCTGCGCGCTGATATTCAGGCCCGGAACGGTCGCGAAGTAATCCTGCAACCTCACCTGATTACGCTCCGCCAGAACGTCACCCAGGATAGCCGATACGGCCAGCGGCACATCCCGCAGACGCTCGCTCTTCTTCTGGGCGGTGACGATGATGTCGCCCGTGGCCTCGGACTCCGTGGGACTTGCGTTGGATTGTGCATGTGCCGTTGACGTGCAAAGGATGCATGCTGCCACCAAGCTGCCATTTTTGCGTAGCTGCGCAATAAAATCCTGTTTCATCGTTTCCCGTTCCCGGTGATGCCATCAGCCTCTGCAACGTCCTGTCGGATGTGACGTTAGCGTTACGATGCTATGCTTGGCGTGCTCGAGAACAAGATGTACACAGCATGGAATGATGAAATCAGCATCACCGACTGGCCTGTTTCCGGCGAGCGAGGCGATTTGGGCCCAGGAATCGACGGTCGATGCGAAGCTGCGCTGGCTGATCGCACGGGATCCTGCGGTCTCGGGCACACCGGTATCCATGCACCTGGATCACCGTCCGGTCACGCCGTCCGATGCCATCCCCAATATGTTTGCAAGCGGTGGCGAACGATTTTACGCTACCGACCCTGGATGCTGCGTCCATCTTATGGACGGATTTGTGTCGCGTGCGTGGCGCCTGACAGCCTCTGCGGCCGAAGACTGCCTGCGCCTGCGCTTCGCATTTTTGGGGGGAGCTCTGTACAGTGCGGCGAACGCAATGCTGCACGAAAAGGCATCCACTTGCACATTCATCATCCAGCCGTCCGGATCGAGCCTAACGGGGGTATTTCGCCGCGATACCGCATATAAATTCTGCGCGATCAACATGTCCCGGCGCTTTCTGGGCGAGACGCTTGGCCTTGACGCGACGGACCTGCCACCTGCGCTGTTCTCCAATTGGCAACGGGACCAGACCGTCATCGGCCAATTCCCGCTCGATCGGGCCACCCTCGCACTGGCGAGCAGGATGTTCACGTTGGAAGGCTCGGACAATTGGCGCCGGGTTCAGGTCAAAGCGCTCGCCCTCGACACGGTCAGGCAGGCGCTGCAATCTTGGGAGCGACAACCCGTCGGAACGCGTGCCGCCATCCGTTTGGGGGCTAACGATCGTCGCGCCCTCGTAGCGCTCCGCAATCACGCCGATGCCGTGGCGGCGGAGGGCATCTTGCTGAAAGACGCGGCGGCGATGACGGGGCTGAATCGCAACAAATTGCAACTCGGATTTCGCCAGATGTTTGGCCTGTCGCTGCAGCAATACTGTCTGGATCAACGCATGCAAAAGGCATGCGAAATGCTCCGCGACCCGGCAAACTCGATCGGATCGATCGCGATCGCGCTGGGATTTTCGGAACCGACCAACTTCACCGCCGCGTTCCGCAAACATTTCGGAGTGCCGCCATCACGGTTTCGCGGGCACGGCACTTCCGGAGACACCTGATCGATCTTGCCCGCGGGAATACCATGCGCGGCAGCGCATCGGCACGCGATGAGGATTGTACTCGACCGACAGTTCCGCTTAGGACCTAGCATGGGCAGGAGTACCTTGGGGACTTACAGGTCTCAGCGTTTCAGCTGCCCATCAAGAAGAAAGAAATTGAAGATGGAACTAGACCTCGACCGACGAGACAATGTCGCCGGCTCTTGCCACCCACGGTCGCCAAAGCGCGATCGTACCTGACGAATTGAAAGTTTTCCTACTGAATAACATGTGGGTCAAGCCGCTGGCCTGGTAGAAGGCCGACGGCGATGGCGCTTTCCTATTCTCAGGATTTTCGGCAAAGTGTTGTGTCATGCGTGCGTCGGGAGCGACGTTTTGCGGGGCGGCTACGCGTTTCGGGGTGCGCGTGGCGACGGCGGTACACTGGTCATATCGGCAGCGCACAACCGGCGATGCATCGGCGCGCCCGACGGGTGGCTTCTGGCGGACGGCTCTTGCAGGCGACTGAGAGTAGTTGCTGGCGCGGATCGCCGAGAGTCCGTACCTGAGGTTGCGGACGATCGTCGCCTAGCTGACGGCGCGCTACGTGCGGGTCAGCTACGAGGCGGCCTCGCGTTTCCTACCGGCAGGCGGGACTGACGTTCAAAATGCCTGCACGCAGCCGAGCAAAAGTGGCCGGACTTGGCCCGCAAGCAGGAACGTTGGCGACGCCATCGGCATGAGCCGATCCGCGCCGCCTCGTCCTTATCGACGAGACGTGAGCGAGACCGAACATGACCCGGGCCCACTGGCGATCCCTGCGCGGCGAGCGTCTGGTGGCCAAGCTCCAGCACTGTCGCGGGCGAACGTCATCTTCATCGCCGCGCTCCGTCATGGGCCAAGTCGTCCGCCAGGCGACCCGCAAGGCCGGCGCCCATTTTCCGTTCTTGCTGCCATATAGTCCCAACCTCACCCGATCGAACAGATGTTCTTCAAGCTCAAGACGCTACTCCGAAAAGCTGATGAACTAATCGCAGAGGCAACATGGAAACGGATCGGGTCGCTACTCGACCGCTTCAACGCAGAGGGATGCAGCAACTACCCTCTCCACGAGGAAAACGCGCCTGTAATCGGGTCACACGCTAGTACGCCCCCCCTCTCGCCGAAACCGTAGATGTCGATGGTCCGCTCGCCGGCGGTGATGCGAGCGATCTTTTCGGTCTCGTCGCGCTCGCGCGCCGCGCCGCGCACCAGCGCGTCCGCCACGACCGCTTCGGGCAGCGCAACGACGCCGTCGCGATCGCCCACGATCAGGTCGCCCTGCCGTACGACGACCGCGCCGATCCGGATCGGCTGGCGCATCCATGCGGTCGCGTCATAACCCTTGATCGTGCCGTTGATGCAGATGCCGTTGGAGAAGACCGGAAACGGCATCGTCAACAGCGCGGAAACATCGCGCACGCCGCCATCGATCACCAGCCCGCCAAGCCGCTGCGCAATCGCCGCGGTGTTGAGGATGTCACCCCAATAGCCCCATTCGGTACCGCCACTGGTCGAGACGACCAGCACGTCGCCTGGCGCGGCCTGATAGAGCGCCCGGTGGATCCACAGATTGTCGCCGGCGGGAATATGCACGGTGAAGGCTGGTCCCGCGATGCGCATCTCGGATGCGACCGGCTTGATTGCGGAGGGCAGCGCGCCGATCCGCCCCGCCGCCTCGTGCAACGTCGCAGCGCCGAGCCGGGTCGCTTCGGCCAGCTGTTCGGCGCTGTAGGTCATTGCGCGTCGCGGCGCTGGAGCAGGTGGTATTGCTGAGCCTTGCGCGCCTCGTCGAGCCGCAGCCCGCCGGCGATGGCATCGCGAATCCGCATCTCGGCAGCGTCGATCGTCTCGGCGGCGTCGAGTACCTCGTTCTCGCGATCGGCGGGGATCACCACGACGCCGTCCGAATCGCCGCGCACGATGTCGCCCGGCGCAACACGCACGTCGCCGATCGTCACGATCACCTGAGTCGCGTCGAGCTGCACCCGGTCCTTGCCGGTGCGCATCGAATAGCTGCGGCTGTACATCGGATAGCCGAGGTCGAGCGCCAGATGCGTGTCGCGGCACGCCCCGTCGATCACCGTGCCGCCCAAACCGCGTTTGTCGGCGGTGAAGGTCAGGATGTCGCCCCACACCGTCGCGTCGGGCCGGCCGCCATTATCGATCACCACGACATGGCCCTCGGGCACGTCGTCGATGAAATCGCCGACCGTGCCGAGCGGGTGGCCGACCGGGGCATAGGCCAATGTGAAGGCACGCCCCGCCAAGCGAAACTTGTGGTCCAGCGGCTTGATGCCGAGGCATTGTCCGGCGATGCCGAGCTTGTCGAGCGCGTCGCTGAGCGTCGCGGTCTCCAGCTTCGCCGCGCGTGCCACGTTGGTGTCGGTCACTCGCCCCTCGCTCATGCAAACGTCTCCAGCAGATGTTCGTAATCCCCGCCCATCACGGTCGACACGGGATGGCCGGCGAGAACCGCCTTGGTCATGCCGCCCTCGCGCGCGGCGATCCGTTCGGCGGCGGCAAGCACGTCGGCGATGCGGTCGGCGGGCACGAACGCCGCGCCGCTGCCATCCGCGATCACCCAGTCTCCGGTCGCGACGGTGAGATCGCCCACCGTGATGGGTTCGCCCGTCGCCGTCTCGTAGATGCGGCCACGCGCGGTGCGGGCCGTGCTGCCCCGGGCATAGACCGGGAAGCCGATATCGGCAGCCTCATCGACATCGCGCGCGAGGCCCTCGACGATCACGCCGGACACCCCGCGCCCGCGCGCCGCGTTGGACAGGATGCCACCCCAGCCGGCGCACTCGATACCGGTGCGCTGCTCGACCACGATCACCTGCCCGGGCTGCGCCAAGTCGATCGCGGTGGTGCACAGGTGACGCGGCGTCGTGCCCTCGGGCGGCTTGCCCGCCGCGAGCTTGACGGTGATGATCGATCCGGAGACACGGCCCCGTGCGGCATGCGACCCCAGCCCCGTTACCGACGGGGGCAAACCCAGTTGATCGAGCGCATCGGAGATCGCACAGGCATCGAGCCGCGCAAGGCGGGTGGCGAAGTCATCCATCTCAGTTCCAGTAGACGAAGCCGTTGGCCGTGCCGGTGCCGGCTTCGGACCGGTAGCAGGGCTGGTAATCGACCACCTCGCCGGCCAGATCGGTCTCGAACAGCGCGCCGGCGGCGGCGATCCAGTTCTTCAATTCGCTGGTCCCGGATTGCAGCCAATCCTCGCCGATCGCACACAGCGTCTCGGCATCGCGCGCCGCGAGCGCGTCGAAGATCTTCCGGTCGAATGCCTCGTCGATGACGAAATGCGACATGCCCCCGGAGCCGAAGATCGCGATCCGCGCATCCGATTTCCAGGCCTTGAGGGCCCGGCCCACGGTGCGCCCCATCTCGAAGCAGCGCCGCGCGGTCGGCTGGTTCGGCGGGAAGAAGGTGTTGGTGATTATGGGAACGTGCGGACACACCTGATCGCGCATGATCTGGCGATAGACGAAGCCGAAGGCGTGGCCGATACCGCTGTGCCAGTGGTTCTCCAGCCGCGGCAGCTTGCTCGCGCGCGTGATGTCGAAGCCGTTCGAGACGAGATCCCCGATCAGGTAATTGGCGAGTTCGGGATGCCCGGGATATTCGGTATAGACCGGCGGCTTATGCCCCGGTTCGGCGGCATGGATGCCGGGCGGATGGCGCGCCG is a window of Sphingomonas sp. Leaf357 DNA encoding:
- a CDS encoding helix-turn-helix domain-containing protein, translated to MKSASPTGLFPASEAIWAQESTVDAKLRWLIARDPAVSGTPVSMHLDHRPVTPSDAIPNMFASGGERFYATDPGCCVHLMDGFVSRAWRLTASAAEDCLRLRFAFLGGALYSAANAMLHEKASTCTFIIQPSGSSLTGVFRRDTAYKFCAINMSRRFLGETLGLDATDLPPALFSNWQRDQTVIGQFPLDRATLALASRMFTLEGSDNWRRVQVKALALDTVRQALQSWERQPVGTRAAIRLGANDRRALVALRNHADAVAAEGILLKDAAAMTGLNRNKLQLGFRQMFGLSLQQYCLDQRMQKACEMLRDPANSIGSIAIALGFSEPTNFTAAFRKHFGVPPSRFRGHGTSGDT
- a CDS encoding 4-carboxy-4-hydroxy-2-oxoadipate aldolase/oxaloacetate decarboxylase, producing the protein MTYSAEQLAEATRLGAATLHEAAGRIGALPSAIKPVASEMRIAGPAFTVHIPAGDNLWIHRALYQAAPGDVLVVSTSGGTEWGYWGDILNTAAIAQRLGGLVIDGGVRDVSALLTMPFPVFSNGICINGTIKGYDATAWMRQPIRIGAVVVRQGDLIVGDRDGVVALPEAVVADALVRGAARERDETEKIARITAGERTIDIYGFGERGGVLACDPITGAFSSWRG
- a CDS encoding RraA family protein — translated: MSEGRVTDTNVARAAKLETATLSDALDKLGIAGQCLGIKPLDHKFRLAGRAFTLAYAPVGHPLGTVGDFIDDVPEGHVVVIDNGGRPDATVWGDILTFTADKRGLGGTVIDGACRDTHLALDLGYPMYSRSYSMRTGKDRVQLDATQVIVTIGDVRVAPGDIVRGDSDGVVVIPADRENEVLDAAETIDAAEMRIRDAIAGGLRLDEARKAQQYHLLQRRDAQ
- a CDS encoding RraA family protein, with amino-acid sequence MDDFATRLARLDACAISDALDQLGLPPSVTGLGSHAARGRVSGSIITVKLAAGKPPEGTTPRHLCTTAIDLAQPGQVIVVEQRTGIECAGWGGILSNAARGRGVSGVIVEGLARDVDEAADIGFPVYARGSTARTARGRIYETATGEPITVGDLTVATGDWVIADGSGAAFVPADRIADVLAAAERIAAREGGMTKAVLAGHPVSTVMGGDYEHLLETFA
- a CDS encoding protocatechuate 3,4-dioxygenase — protein: MAEIVLGMWTTHGPTLSTTPDEWLLRLPADHANKAHWYQTGRYDFATLVEMRKSEGLAEKSSLDERTKRNAACRAAMNEMADVYAATGSDVAVIFGNDQQELFNDALMPAFTVFNGEAVWNEPSSDEQAARHPPGIHAAEPGHKPPVYTEYPGHPELANYLIGDLVSNGFDITRASKLPRLENHWHSGIGHAFGFVYRQIMRDQVCPHVPIITNTFFPPNQPTARRCFEMGRTVGRALKAWKSDARIAIFGSGGMSHFVIDEAFDRKIFDALAARDAETLCAIGEDWLQSGTSELKNWIAAAGALFETDLAGEVVDYQPCYRSEAGTGTANGFVYWN